The genomic segment TCGATACGCATTCAAACGGAATGAAGGTTGAAGGGGTATCGTTTGCGCACTCGACTCTCGAAAGATTCACGACCCCTCTCTCACCGCTCCGTGCTGATTGGCTCACATCGGACGTCGTGACCCTCGCGCGCGGCATTCACGCGGACGCAGCGTTCGACCGTCTTCCCATCCTCGCGGATGCTCTGCAAGATGCCGGGTGCAACGACCCGCTCGTGATCGAACACCTTCAGACGTGTCCTGATCACGCGCCGAGTTGCTGGGTGGTTGAAATGATCCTCGACCAGATGGCTCGAATCTGAGCCCCGGCTTGGGTCGGGGCTCCTCCGAGACAGTTAGCCCAACCGCACGCGAAGAATCTTCCGTCCGAGACGCACAACTAGGCCGTCCGTGACCAGCACAGTGGCCTTCACGTCCGCGGGCTTCGTGCGGTCGGGGCCGTAGTTGAACGCCCCCTCTTCGATCTTGCGCCGCGCTTCGCCCTTGCTCGCCGCGAGCTTCGTCTCTGCGATCAGATCAACCGCGAGCATCGCCCCCGCGACCAGGCGCGACGCGGGGATCGTGACCTCATCAATGTGGTCCGGGTCTTGTTTGACGCCGCTGCCGGCGAACTGCTTGTTCCAGTCCGCGACCGTTTCGGCCGCCGCTTCCAGCCCGTGATAGAACGCGACGATGTCGCTGGCGAGCAACTTTTTTGCCTCGTTCGGGTGCCCGGTGACGATCCCGGCCACCTCTTTATCCGAACGGTCGGTGAGTAGCTCGAACCACTCCTTCATGAGCCCATCGGGAATCCGCATCGTCTTGCCGAACTGCTCCTTCGCCGGCTCGTTCAGCCCAATGTAGTTGTTCAGGCTCTTACCCATCTTCTTCTCGCCGTCCAGGCCGCGGAGGATCGGCATCGTGAAGCAGATCTGCGGCTCCTGACCGCTCGACCGCTGGAGGTCGCGGCCGACCATCAGGTTGTAGAGTTGCTCTGTGCCGCCGAGTTCTACGTCGGCGCGGATCTCGACCGAGTCCCACCCCTGCATCAGCGGGTACAGACACTCGTGCAGGTAGATCGGCGTGCCGGCCTTCATCCGCTTCGTGAAGT from the Frigoriglobus tundricola genome contains:
- the tyrS gene encoding tyrosine--tRNA ligase; the encoded protein is MAFPPVDEQLAVLLRGAAQIETRDELKKKLERSHATGKPLRVKYGIDPTGFDVHLGHTVPLRKLRQFQELGHTAVLIIGTATAAVGDPSGRDASRQGLTLEQIDKNAQTYLTQIAKVVDVTRAEVRPNGEWFAKFGFADMLKLLGHTTIQRMVERDDFTKRMKAGTPIYLHECLYPLMQGWDSVEIRADVELGGTEQLYNLMVGRDLQRSSGQEPQICFTMPILRGLDGEKKMGKSLNNYIGLNEPAKEQFGKTMRIPDGLMKEWFELLTDRSDKEVAGIVTGHPNEAKKLLASDIVAFYHGLEAAAETVADWNKQFAGSGVKQDPDHIDEVTIPASRLVAGAMLAVDLIAETKLAASKGEARRKIEEGAFNYGPDRTKPADVKATVLVTDGLVVRLGRKILRVRLG